One window of the Streptomyces asoensis genome contains the following:
- a CDS encoding serine/threonine protein kinase, whose product MAMVKTHVSTHELVAGRYRLLDVVHRETNRVGWYGEYVEDTGASRPCLVTRIGLPAGQGEEKARQAADRVVRMSETMARLCPGRIAAVVDAVEEAGSLWTVTEWIDGLPLSQLLEQKGAFSPAKAAAIGLELLDVLEVAHGEGITHGELSPGQVFVRARGPLVLTGFGLAGATLAPRVAAPAYASPEQARDDRIGPAADLWALGAILYTMVEGRPPYRDRDRPESTLKGVDRLPLRTPLRAGSLTQTVQGLLRKDSRERLTRTVVRQSLTRVLDEDPHAVMQAPRLKRACVAARYVGPQWSGRAMAAGTALAVVTVAVAALAVTHQLPDTDDTAGGGAQARPSASAAAPGEDAGERDPATPTPTPTAPGSPSPSTSPESSPSAPATADALPEGYRVYRAPEGFSVALPKGWKPLETTRGADRAYRVTFGATGDPRTLAVTYSESAGPDPVAVWREDVEPNLKKDDGFRRLGDIEATTYQGYKAADMEWLVDVDGAQVRTFGRGFLLGGQRSFSLRWTTPAADWDKSASREALDTFLRTFRPGSAA is encoded by the coding sequence ATGGCCATGGTCAAGACGCACGTCTCCACGCACGAGTTGGTCGCCGGGAGGTACCGGCTGCTCGACGTCGTCCACCGGGAGACGAACCGCGTCGGCTGGTACGGCGAGTACGTCGAGGACACCGGGGCGTCCCGGCCCTGCCTGGTCACCAGGATCGGGCTGCCGGCCGGCCAGGGCGAGGAGAAGGCCCGCCAGGCCGCCGACCGGGTCGTGCGCATGTCGGAGACGATGGCGCGGCTGTGTCCCGGGCGGATCGCCGCGGTCGTCGACGCCGTGGAGGAGGCGGGTTCCCTGTGGACCGTCACCGAGTGGATCGACGGTCTGCCCCTGAGTCAACTCCTCGAGCAGAAGGGGGCGTTCAGTCCGGCCAAGGCCGCGGCGATCGGGCTGGAGCTGCTCGACGTGCTCGAGGTCGCGCACGGTGAGGGCATCACCCACGGCGAGCTGAGCCCCGGTCAGGTCTTCGTGCGGGCCCGGGGTCCCCTCGTCCTCACCGGGTTCGGGCTGGCGGGCGCGACCCTCGCCCCGCGGGTGGCGGCCCCGGCGTACGCCTCCCCCGAGCAGGCGCGGGACGACCGGATCGGTCCCGCGGCCGACCTGTGGGCGCTGGGCGCGATCCTGTACACGATGGTCGAGGGACGGCCGCCGTACCGGGACCGGGACCGGCCCGAGAGCACGCTGAAGGGGGTGGACCGGCTGCCGCTGCGCACTCCGCTGCGGGCCGGTTCGCTCACCCAGACCGTGCAGGGGCTGCTGCGCAAGGACTCCCGGGAGCGACTGACCAGGACGGTCGTACGCCAGTCCCTCACCCGGGTGCTGGACGAGGACCCGCACGCCGTCATGCAGGCTCCCCGGCTGAAGCGGGCCTGCGTCGCCGCCCGGTACGTCGGTCCGCAGTGGAGCGGCCGGGCCATGGCGGCCGGGACGGCGCTGGCCGTCGTCACCGTGGCGGTCGCCGCCCTCGCCGTGACCCACCAACTGCCCGACACCGACGACACCGCGGGGGGCGGCGCGCAGGCCCGGCCGTCCGCGTCCGCCGCGGCACCCGGCGAGGACGCCGGCGAGAGAGACCCCGCGACGCCGACGCCGACCCCGACCGCGCCGGGCAGCCCGTCGCCGAGCACCTCCCCGGAGTCCTCGCCCTCGGCGCCCGCCACCGCCGACGCCCTCCCCGAGGGCTACCGCGTGTACCGCGCGCCCGAGGGTTTCTCGGTCGCGCTCCCCAAGGGCTGGAAGCCGCTGGAGACCACGCGCGGCGCCGACCGGGCGTACCGCGTCACCTTCGGGGCGACCGGCGATCCGCGCACCCTCGCGGTGACCTACAGCGAGAGCGCGGGACCGGACCCGGTGGCCGTCTGGCGCGAGGACGTCGAGCCCAATCTCAAGAAGGACGACGGTTTCCGTCGGCTCGGCGACATCGAGGCGACGACGTACCAGGGGTACAAGGCCGCCGACATGGAGTGGCTCGTGGACGTCGACGGCGCACAGGTGCGCACGTTCGGCCGCGGTTTCCTCCTCGGCGGGCAACGCAGTTTCTCGCTGCGCTGGACGACGCCGGCCGCGGACTGGGACAAGAGCGCCAGCCGCGAGGCCCTGGACACGTTCCTGCGGACCTTCCGGCCGGGTTCAGCCGCCTGA
- a CDS encoding ATP-binding protein, giving the protein MSGQLMPCNPTEISSLFLFEKLSPEQLGRLCSEGRVERFEPGPVYTEGDPATCFYVMVEGTVVLYRRVGGDDVEVSRTSQRGVYAGAMQAYLGDQVPQVYNNSMRVTEPTRFFVLPAESFSNIMREWFPMAAHLLEGLFFGSKNTQRAIGQRERLLALGSLSAGLTHELNNPAAAAVRATATLRERVAKMRHKLAVIASGAYDAEALTRLIEIQERTAELVAKAPTLSPLEASDREDDLTDWLDDHGIQEGWRIAPTFVQAGLDVDWLEQVAAAVDEDTLPGAMGWLNYTVETELLMDEIDDSTNRISHLVDAAKQYSQLDRAPYRVVDVHELLDSTLLMLSGKIGQRIEVVKDYDRALPAIPAYPAELNQVWTNLVDNAVFAVNSAGGEGTLTVRTAREGDRLLVEFRDTGPGIPPDVRGRIFDPFFTTKPVGEGTGLGLDISWRIVVNKHHGSLHVESVPGDTRFQVLLPLTAPDPESTPDPETAEEPV; this is encoded by the coding sequence ATGAGCGGGCAGTTGATGCCGTGCAACCCGACCGAGATCAGCTCGCTGTTCCTGTTCGAGAAGCTCTCCCCCGAACAGCTCGGGCGGCTGTGCAGCGAGGGCCGGGTGGAGAGGTTCGAGCCCGGTCCGGTGTACACCGAGGGCGATCCGGCGACCTGCTTCTACGTGATGGTCGAGGGCACGGTCGTGCTGTACCGCCGGGTCGGCGGGGACGACGTCGAGGTGAGCCGCACCTCCCAGCGCGGGGTGTACGCCGGGGCCATGCAGGCCTACCTGGGGGACCAGGTGCCGCAGGTCTACAACAACTCGATGCGGGTGACCGAGCCGACGCGGTTCTTCGTGCTGCCCGCCGAGTCGTTCTCGAACATCATGCGGGAGTGGTTCCCGATGGCGGCGCACCTGCTGGAGGGGCTGTTCTTCGGCTCGAAGAACACGCAGCGGGCCATCGGGCAGCGTGAACGGCTGCTGGCCCTGGGCTCGTTGTCGGCGGGCCTCACCCATGAGCTCAACAACCCGGCCGCGGCGGCCGTACGCGCCACCGCGACGCTGCGGGAGCGGGTGGCGAAGATGCGGCACAAGCTGGCCGTCATCGCCTCCGGAGCATACGACGCGGAGGCGCTGACCCGGCTGATCGAGATCCAGGAGCGGACGGCCGAACTGGTCGCCAAGGCACCGACGTTGAGCCCGCTGGAGGCCTCCGACCGGGAGGACGACCTCACCGACTGGCTCGACGACCACGGCATCCAGGAGGGCTGGCGGATCGCGCCGACCTTCGTGCAGGCCGGGCTGGACGTGGACTGGCTGGAGCAGGTCGCGGCCGCCGTCGACGAGGACACCCTGCCGGGCGCGATGGGGTGGCTCAACTACACGGTCGAGACCGAGCTGTTGATGGACGAGATCGACGACTCCACCAACCGCATCTCGCACCTGGTCGACGCCGCCAAGCAGTACTCGCAGCTCGACCGCGCCCCCTACCGGGTCGTCGACGTGCACGAACTCCTCGACAGCACCCTGCTGATGCTGTCGGGCAAGATCGGGCAGCGCATCGAGGTCGTCAAGGACTACGACCGTGCGCTCCCGGCGATCCCGGCCTACCCGGCGGAGCTCAACCAGGTGTGGACGAACCTCGTCGACAACGCCGTCTTCGCCGTCAACAGCGCTGGCGGCGAAGGCACGTTGACCGTGCGGACGGCCCGCGAGGGCGATCGGCTGCTGGTGGAGTTCCGCGACACGGGCCCCGGCATCCCGCCGGACGTCCGGGGCCGCATCTTCGACCCGTTCTTCACCACCAAGCCGGTGGGCGAGGGCACCGGGCTCGGCCTGGACATCTCCTGGCGGATCGTCGTCAACAAGCACCACGGCAGCCTCCATGTGGAGTCCGTGCCGGGCGACACCCGCTTCCAGGTGCTGCTGCCGCTGACCGCCCCCGACCCCGAGAGCACACCGGACCCCGAGACCGCCGAGGAGCCCGTATGA
- a CDS encoding ATP-binding protein translates to MSQTVFATPFIGREEELTRLSGVLERARGGESRAVLIAGDAGVGKTRVLDEVATRAARSGMTVLTGHCVDLGDVGLPYLPFTEILGLLAADERFAAVLAAHPLVDRLLGAGTDADEAGSAPRSGSGEGRLRLFEGMAALLADLSDVTPLLLVLEDLHWADQSSRDLLRFLLSRGFLQRPTGNGSGHRLAVLASYRADDLHRRHPLRPLLAELVRLPAVDRLELRPLADAEVARLLRALEDRPLPDATVRRIVERAEGNAFYAEELLAATDNEAGGMPSGLADLLLIRVEQLPDTAQQVLRTAAVAGRRVEHDLLRDAVGLPEDELESALREAVGHQLLVAGDDGAYAFRHALAREAVYADLLPGERSRLHGAFAALLAERGHRAETAAERAHHYRESHDLGEALAASLEAADHARRVGAPAEELRQLEALLDLWESVPAPALPSGEGADRVTLMLRASAAAAHAGEAHRAVSLTRAALAGVGQDADSELAARVRYTLAGTLMGVDSLTAAFAYSSEALAMIPAEPPSPTWVWAAATHVLAARQVGDSETALRVARRALRAAEQLELTDARADLLVSLANLEGDGRRSAEGRARLTEARELARRGGNAPVEMRALFTLAIGAYEAGELAECLPWLAEGLDRARRAGLLSSPYPLEMRYLQLLVLYTLGRWDECLRTATTDLAVLPASGGFAVGPALYVGLARGDKGVDDRARTLIEGRFDWMAALVAGIVLTDAAVLSGDAEAAVTRLRSSVDALTDDTGMLPDVTVRLTALALTAVAEAAAKARRGGDEAAADRWSAVATELLEPARAVALRGATGVPQGPEGRAWLARAEAEWTWATIGPDPAAWERTVAAFGYGDAYELARCRLRYAQALLAADRREDAAAEARAARETAVRLGATPLRERADDLVRRGRLTDAGSTTRGGPVALTARERDVLRLLALGRSNRQIGEELFISGKTASVHVSNILAKLSAASRTEAVAIAYRERLLEPELGASG, encoded by the coding sequence GTGTCGCAGACCGTGTTCGCCACTCCGTTCATCGGCCGGGAAGAGGAGCTCACCCGGCTCTCCGGCGTGCTCGAGCGGGCCCGGGGCGGTGAGTCGCGCGCGGTGCTGATCGCCGGGGACGCCGGCGTGGGCAAGACCCGGGTACTGGACGAGGTCGCCACGCGGGCGGCCCGCTCCGGTATGACCGTGCTCACCGGGCACTGCGTCGACCTCGGTGACGTGGGGCTGCCGTATCTGCCGTTCACCGAGATCCTGGGCCTGCTCGCCGCCGACGAGCGGTTCGCCGCCGTCCTCGCCGCGCACCCCCTGGTCGACCGGCTGCTCGGCGCGGGCACGGACGCCGACGAAGCGGGTTCCGCCCCGCGGTCCGGCAGCGGGGAAGGGCGACTGAGGCTGTTCGAGGGGATGGCGGCGCTGCTCGCCGACCTGTCGGACGTCACACCGCTGCTCCTCGTCCTGGAGGACCTGCACTGGGCCGACCAGTCCTCCCGGGACCTGCTGCGCTTCCTGCTCAGCCGCGGCTTCCTCCAGCGGCCCACGGGCAACGGCTCCGGTCACCGGCTGGCGGTCCTGGCCTCCTACCGGGCGGACGACCTGCACCGCCGGCACCCGCTGCGCCCGCTGCTGGCGGAGCTGGTGCGACTGCCGGCCGTGGACCGGCTGGAGCTGCGGCCGCTGGCGGACGCCGAGGTGGCCCGACTGCTGCGCGCCCTGGAGGACCGGCCGCTGCCGGACGCCACGGTGCGCCGGATCGTGGAGCGCGCGGAGGGCAACGCCTTCTACGCGGAGGAGTTGCTGGCGGCCACCGACAACGAGGCCGGCGGAATGCCCAGCGGGCTGGCCGACCTCCTCCTCATCCGCGTCGAGCAACTCCCCGACACCGCCCAGCAGGTGCTGCGGACCGCCGCCGTCGCCGGCCGGCGCGTGGAACACGACCTGCTGCGGGACGCGGTCGGACTGCCCGAGGACGAGCTGGAGTCGGCGCTGCGGGAGGCCGTCGGCCACCAGCTCCTGGTCGCGGGCGACGACGGCGCGTACGCCTTCCGGCACGCCCTCGCACGCGAGGCGGTGTACGCCGATCTGCTGCCGGGTGAACGGTCCCGGCTGCACGGCGCGTTCGCCGCTCTGCTGGCCGAGCGGGGCCACCGTGCCGAGACCGCGGCGGAGCGCGCCCACCACTACCGCGAGAGCCATGACCTGGGCGAGGCCCTCGCCGCGTCGCTGGAGGCCGCCGACCACGCCCGGCGGGTCGGCGCGCCCGCCGAGGAACTGCGCCAGCTGGAGGCCCTTCTCGACCTCTGGGAGTCGGTGCCCGCGCCGGCCCTTCCGTCGGGCGAGGGTGCCGACCGCGTCACGCTGATGCTGCGCGCCTCGGCGGCGGCCGCGCACGCCGGGGAGGCGCACCGCGCGGTCTCCCTGACCCGGGCCGCGCTCGCGGGCGTCGGCCAGGACGCCGACTCCGAACTCGCCGCACGGGTGCGGTACACGCTGGCCGGCACGCTCATGGGCGTCGACAGTCTGACGGCCGCGTTCGCCTACAGCAGCGAGGCGTTGGCGATGATCCCCGCCGAACCGCCGTCACCGACCTGGGTGTGGGCCGCCGCCACCCATGTCCTGGCGGCCCGTCAGGTAGGCGACTCCGAGACCGCCCTGCGGGTCGCGCGCCGGGCGCTGCGCGCCGCCGAGCAACTCGAGCTGACGGACGCGCGTGCCGACCTCCTGGTCTCGCTGGCCAACCTCGAGGGCGACGGCCGCCGCTCCGCCGAGGGCCGGGCGCGGCTGACGGAGGCACGTGAACTGGCCCGGCGCGGCGGCAACGCGCCGGTGGAGATGCGGGCCCTGTTCACCCTGGCCATCGGCGCCTACGAGGCCGGGGAGCTGGCGGAGTGCCTGCCCTGGCTGGCCGAGGGCCTGGACCGCGCCCGCCGGGCGGGGCTGCTGTCCTCGCCGTATCCGCTGGAGATGCGGTACCTCCAGCTGCTGGTGCTCTACACGCTGGGCCGCTGGGACGAGTGTCTGCGGACGGCGACGACCGACCTGGCGGTGCTGCCGGCGTCGGGGGGATTCGCGGTGGGTCCCGCCCTGTACGTGGGCCTCGCGCGCGGCGACAAGGGCGTCGACGACCGGGCCCGGACCCTGATCGAGGGGCGCTTCGACTGGATGGCGGCGCTCGTCGCGGGCATCGTGCTGACCGACGCGGCGGTACTGAGCGGTGACGCCGAGGCGGCGGTGACCCGGCTGCGGTCCTCGGTCGACGCTCTCACGGACGACACGGGCATGCTCCCGGACGTCACGGTCCGGCTCACCGCGCTCGCCCTCACGGCGGTCGCCGAGGCGGCGGCCAAGGCACGGCGCGGCGGTGACGAGGCGGCGGCCGACCGCTGGTCGGCGGTCGCGACGGAACTCCTGGAGCCGGCGCGGGCGGTGGCCCTGCGGGGTGCGACCGGGGTGCCGCAGGGCCCGGAGGGGCGCGCCTGGCTGGCTCGCGCGGAGGCCGAGTGGACGTGGGCCACCATCGGGCCGGACCCGGCGGCCTGGGAGAGGACGGTGGCGGCGTTCGGCTACGGCGACGCCTACGAGCTCGCCCGCTGCCGACTGCGGTACGCGCAGGCCCTGCTGGCCGCCGACCGGCGCGAGGACGCGGCCGCCGAGGCCCGCGCCGCCCGGGAGACGGCCGTACGACTGGGCGCCACGCCCCTGCGGGAGCGGGCGGACGACCTGGTCCGGCGCGGGCGCCTCACGGACGCCGGGTCCACCACGCGGGGCGGTCCGGTCGCTCTGACGGCCCGGGAGCGGGATGTCCTGCGGCTGCTCGCGCTCGGCCGGAGCAACCGGCAGATCGGCGAGGAGCTGTTCATCAGCGGCAAGACAGCGAGCGTCCATGTCTCCAACATCCTCGCCAAGCTGAGCGCGGCGAGCCGTACGGAGGCCGTGGCGATCGCCTACCGCGAGCGGCTGCTCGAACCGGAGCTCGGCGCGTCCGGCTGA
- a CDS encoding VOC family protein, whose translation MALEWEQVIVDSTDPVALGRWWAAALGWVVVDEASDEYEIRPERDRLPGLLFVRVPEGKTVKNRLHLDFRPDDQHAEVTRLLSLGARHTDIGQGEQPWVTLVDPEGNEFCVLGARRPS comes from the coding sequence ATGGCTTTGGAGTGGGAGCAAGTGATCGTCGACTCGACCGACCCGGTGGCGCTCGGGCGCTGGTGGGCCGCGGCCCTCGGATGGGTCGTGGTCGACGAAGCGTCCGACGAGTACGAGATCCGACCGGAGCGGGACCGGCTGCCGGGCCTGCTCTTCGTCCGAGTGCCGGAGGGGAAGACGGTCAAGAACCGGCTCCACCTGGACTTCCGCCCCGACGACCAGCACGCCGAGGTGACCCGTCTGCTGTCGCTGGGCGCCCGCCACACGGACATCGGACAGGGCGAGCAGCCGTGGGTGACGCTGGTCGACCCCGAGGGCAACGAGTTCTGCGTGCTGGGGGCGCGGCGGCCGTCTTGA
- a CDS encoding UBP-type zinc finger domain-containing protein → MTDVDAIDPSVPPSSAGCVDCDSAGGWWFHLRRCASCGHVGCCDSSPAQHATAHFKASGHPLVRSFEPGEEWFWDYSTDELYESGPELAPPASHPADQPVPGPAGRVPEDWAQSLHR, encoded by the coding sequence ATGACCGACGTAGACGCGATCGACCCGAGCGTCCCGCCCAGCAGCGCCGGCTGCGTGGACTGCGACTCGGCGGGCGGCTGGTGGTTCCACCTGCGGCGCTGCGCGAGCTGCGGCCATGTCGGCTGCTGCGACTCCTCCCCCGCGCAACACGCCACCGCGCACTTCAAGGCGAGCGGGCATCCCCTGGTCCGCAGTTTCGAGCCGGGCGAGGAGTGGTTCTGGGACTACTCCACCGACGAGCTGTACGAGTCCGGGCCCGAGCTCGCCCCGCCGGCCAGTCACCCCGCGGACCAGCCCGTGCCGGGCCCGGCCGGGCGGGTGCCGGAGGACTGGGCGCAGTCACTGCACCGTTGA
- a CDS encoding tetratricopeptide repeat protein — translation MYGKAFAPEYQGALTTLSVNSSLDDVLAAGTERLRAAEQAGEHVEAARSGLAVAEAHRRLGQVREADRAWKASYRAARDAGDVAAMAWALWSGGTLARQRGAFRLARRLLGLAADLGEQGGDIVVRGYSLAGLAETGRIQGDYEAVGRLHEQLLAEARRRGEARHTVWALEGIAQMHRNSGAHDTAYALFEEAARIAEGAEDRRGHAWALRGLADIVSARDGDTERALGLLTEAEESCRAMNLSGALAYNHKMRGNVLYRAGRYPEARQLYTQALGEFRAMGEPRGEALSRLGLTKSLARLGRDRTETAAELAELARELERIGLRHAREMVARAQNELGVETAAPATATQTPTSTPAEAQAQAPVSTPAEAPTSTPAEAPAPTTRVSGERAAVTR, via the coding sequence ATGTACGGCAAGGCATTCGCCCCGGAGTACCAGGGCGCTCTCACCACCCTGTCCGTGAACTCCTCGCTGGACGACGTACTGGCCGCCGGCACCGAGCGGTTGCGGGCGGCGGAGCAGGCCGGGGAACACGTCGAGGCGGCCCGCTCGGGGCTCGCGGTCGCCGAGGCACACCGCCGCCTGGGGCAGGTGCGGGAGGCCGACCGGGCCTGGAAGGCGAGTTACCGGGCGGCCCGGGACGCCGGGGACGTCGCCGCGATGGCATGGGCCCTGTGGAGCGGCGGCACCCTGGCCCGGCAGCGGGGCGCGTTCCGGCTGGCCCGACGGCTGCTGGGGCTCGCGGCCGACCTCGGCGAGCAGGGCGGCGACATCGTGGTCCGCGGCTACTCGCTGGCCGGGCTGGCGGAGACCGGGCGCATCCAGGGCGACTACGAGGCCGTGGGCAGGCTGCACGAGCAGTTGCTGGCGGAGGCGCGCAGGCGCGGCGAGGCGCGGCACACGGTGTGGGCTCTGGAGGGCATCGCGCAGATGCACCGCAACTCCGGCGCCCACGACACGGCATACGCCCTCTTCGAGGAGGCGGCCCGGATCGCCGAGGGCGCCGAGGACCGCCGCGGTCACGCCTGGGCGCTGCGCGGGCTGGCCGACATCGTCTCCGCGCGGGACGGGGACACCGAACGCGCGCTCGGCCTGCTGACGGAGGCCGAGGAGTCCTGCCGTGCGATGAACCTGTCCGGCGCGCTGGCCTACAACCACAAGATGCGCGGCAACGTGCTGTACCGGGCGGGGCGTTACCCCGAGGCCCGGCAGCTGTACACGCAGGCGCTCGGCGAGTTCCGCGCCATGGGCGAGCCGCGCGGCGAGGCGCTCTCCCGGCTCGGCCTGACGAAGTCGCTGGCCCGGCTGGGCCGCGACCGAACGGAGACGGCGGCCGAACTGGCCGAACTGGCACGGGAGCTGGAGCGCATCGGACTGCGGCACGCACGGGAGATGGTCGCCCGGGCGCAGAACGAGCTGGGCGTCGAGACGGCGGCCCCGGCAACAGCGACACAGACACCGACGTCGACACCGGCAGAAGCACAGGCACAGGCGCCGGTGTCGACACCGGCAGAAGCGCCGACGTCGACACCGGCAGAGGCACCGGCACCCACGACCAGGGTTTCCGGCGAGCGCGCGGCGGTCACCCGGTGA
- a CDS encoding FAD-dependent oxidoreductase, which produces MAQAADSARTVILTVDDDPGVSRAVARDLRRRYGAAYRIVRAESGESALEALRELKLRGDLVAVILADYRMPQMNGIEFLEQALDVYPGARRVLLTAYADTSAAIDAINVVDLDHYLLKPWDPPEEKLYPVLDDLLDAWRSSDYRPVPATKVVGHRWSARSSEVREFLARNQVPYRWYSADEPEGQRLLAAAGVDGQRLPLVVTADGTPLVEPDAPELAAQVGLATTPTADFYDLVVIGGGPAGLGAAVYGASEGLRTVLVERSATGGQAGQSSRIENYLGFPDGVSGAQLTDRARRQATKFGAEILTAREVTGLEVNGSARVVRFSDGSAVAAHSVILATGVSYRQLTAPGCDDLTGCGVFYGSALTEAASCQGQDVYIVGGANSAGQAAMYLARGAKSVTLLVRGESLAASMSYYLIQQIDESPNISVRPGTVVDAAHGDGHLEQLTLRDVTTGETELVDAQWMFVFIGAAPLTDWLDGTVLRDERGFILAGPDLTPDGRPPADWALDRPPYHLETSIPGVFVAGDARAESAKRVASAVGEGAMAVMLVHRYLEQS; this is translated from the coding sequence ATGGCACAGGCCGCCGATTCGGCGCGGACCGTCATCCTGACCGTGGACGACGACCCGGGGGTCTCCCGGGCCGTCGCCCGTGACCTGCGGCGCCGCTACGGCGCGGCGTACCGGATCGTGCGCGCCGAGTCCGGGGAGTCCGCGCTGGAGGCGCTGCGCGAGCTGAAGCTCCGGGGCGACCTGGTGGCCGTCATCCTCGCCGACTACCGGATGCCCCAGATGAACGGCATCGAGTTCCTCGAACAGGCCCTGGACGTGTATCCGGGCGCCCGTCGCGTGCTGCTGACCGCGTACGCCGACACGAGCGCGGCGATCGACGCGATCAACGTCGTCGACCTCGACCACTATCTGCTGAAGCCGTGGGACCCGCCGGAGGAGAAGCTCTACCCCGTCCTGGACGACCTGCTGGACGCCTGGCGCTCCAGCGACTACCGGCCCGTGCCCGCGACGAAGGTGGTCGGGCACCGCTGGTCGGCGCGGTCGTCGGAGGTACGGGAGTTCCTGGCCCGCAACCAGGTGCCGTACCGCTGGTACTCCGCCGACGAGCCGGAGGGGCAGCGGCTGCTGGCCGCGGCCGGGGTCGACGGGCAGCGGCTGCCGCTGGTGGTCACCGCGGACGGCACGCCCCTGGTCGAGCCGGACGCGCCCGAACTGGCCGCCCAGGTGGGGCTGGCGACGACGCCGACTGCCGACTTCTACGACCTGGTGGTGATCGGCGGCGGCCCGGCCGGGCTCGGCGCGGCGGTGTACGGGGCCTCCGAGGGGCTGCGGACGGTGCTGGTGGAGCGGTCCGCGACCGGTGGACAGGCCGGGCAGAGCTCCCGCATCGAGAACTACCTGGGCTTCCCGGACGGCGTGTCCGGGGCCCAGCTCACCGACCGGGCGCGGCGGCAGGCCACCAAGTTCGGCGCCGAGATCCTCACCGCGCGCGAGGTCACCGGGCTCGAGGTCAACGGCTCCGCGCGCGTCGTGCGGTTCTCGGACGGCTCGGCGGTGGCCGCGCACAGCGTGATCCTCGCGACGGGCGTGTCGTACCGGCAACTGACGGCGCCGGGCTGCGACGACCTGACCGGCTGCGGGGTGTTCTACGGGTCGGCGCTCACCGAGGCGGCCTCCTGCCAGGGGCAGGACGTCTACATCGTGGGCGGCGCCAACTCGGCCGGCCAGGCGGCCATGTACCTGGCGAGAGGAGCCAAGTCCGTCACGCTGCTGGTGCGCGGGGAGTCCCTGGCGGCTTCGATGTCGTACTACCTGATCCAGCAGATCGACGAGTCGCCCAACATCTCCGTGCGCCCCGGCACGGTCGTCGACGCCGCGCACGGGGACGGTCACCTGGAGCAGCTGACTCTGCGGGACGTGACGACCGGGGAGACCGAACTCGTCGACGCGCAGTGGATGTTCGTGTTCATCGGCGCGGCCCCGCTGACCGACTGGCTGGACGGCACGGTGCTGCGCGACGAGCGCGGGTTCATCCTCGCCGGGCCCGACCTCACGCCGGACGGGCGGCCGCCGGCGGACTGGGCGCTGGACCGGCCGCCGTACCACCTGGAGACCAGCATTCCCGGCGTGTTCGTGGCGGGCGACGCGCGCGCCGAGTCCGCGAAGCGCGTCGCGTCCGCCGTAGGAGAGGGAGCCATGGCCGTGATGCTCGTCCACCGGTATCTGGAGCAGTCATGA
- a CDS encoding polyprenyl synthetase family protein yields the protein MTALGSTVREATATRSRAPQVLARCRALVRPALVEAVGRSHPWLGEMAGYSFGWCGVGGVPAAGSGGKGVRQALAVLGAEAAGAPARAGVPAAVAVELVHAFSLLHDDIMDGDTARRGRATVWKAYGTGPAVLAGDALFALAVETLALQPPPVGADAVRLLSGALGDLVRGQADDLLFAARPWSGPERVRPDAYRAMAEGKTGALLGCAAALGAVLGGASPAAVAALDRAGRHLGVAFQVVDDVLGIWGDPSVTGKPVHGDLRERKKTFPVLAALDSPAPAARRLAVLLERGGDPGEAAALAEAAGGRAAALAEADRQVAAAESALADAPLAAGAVRDLRSLVDFAVRRDL from the coding sequence GTGACCGCGCTCGGCTCGACGGTGCGCGAAGCCACCGCGACCAGGTCCCGCGCGCCCCAGGTCCTCGCCCGCTGCCGGGCGTTGGTGCGCCCCGCGCTCGTGGAGGCCGTCGGGCGGTCGCACCCCTGGCTGGGCGAGATGGCCGGCTACTCCTTCGGCTGGTGCGGGGTCGGCGGGGTGCCCGCGGCCGGCTCCGGAGGCAAGGGCGTACGGCAGGCCCTCGCGGTGCTCGGCGCCGAGGCGGCCGGTGCGCCCGCGCGGGCCGGGGTGCCCGCGGCGGTGGCGGTGGAGCTGGTGCACGCCTTCTCCCTGCTCCACGACGACATCATGGACGGCGATACGGCCCGGCGTGGGCGTGCCACGGTGTGGAAGGCGTACGGCACGGGACCGGCGGTGCTGGCGGGTGACGCTCTGTTCGCCCTGGCGGTGGAGACCCTCGCGCTCCAGCCGCCCCCGGTCGGCGCCGACGCCGTACGTCTGCTGTCCGGAGCCCTCGGGGACCTCGTCCGCGGGCAGGCCGACGACCTGCTGTTCGCCGCGCGGCCCTGGTCGGGGCCGGAGCGGGTGCGGCCCGACGCCTACCGGGCGATGGCCGAGGGCAAGACCGGTGCGCTGCTCGGCTGCGCGGCCGCGCTGGGGGCCGTGCTGGGTGGCGCGTCCCCGGCGGCGGTGGCCGCGCTGGACCGGGCGGGGCGGCATCTGGGGGTCGCGTTCCAGGTGGTCGACGACGTCCTGGGCATCTGGGGCGACCCGTCGGTCACCGGCAAGCCCGTCCACGGCGATCTGCGCGAGCGGAAGAAGACGTTCCCCGTGCTGGCCGCGCTGGACTCGCCCGCTCCCGCCGCGCGTCGGCTGGCCGTGCTCCTGGAGCGGGGCGGCGACCCGGGTGAGGCGGCGGCGCTGGCCGAGGCGGCGGGTGGGCGGGCGGCGGCGCTCGCCGAGGCGGACCGGCAGGTCGCCGCCGCCGAGTCGGCACTGGCGGACGCCCCGCTGGCCGCCGGTGCCGTCCGCGACCTGCGCTCCCTGGTCGACTTCGCGGTGCGCCGGGACCTCTGA